A portion of the Intestinibacillus sp. Marseille-P6563 genome contains these proteins:
- a CDS encoding MOSC domain-containing protein — MGTIEAVCMSPERGTQKTCYPRAYCKENWGLVGDAHAGDWHRQVSLLSADKVDDFNARGAGVEDGAFGENLLVRGIDLAALPVGSCLKCGDALLEITQIGKECHHGCAIRERVGDCIMPREGVFAKVLQSGWVEPGMEIRPVYRVGVLTASDKGAAGAREDKSGPRIAELLPDSFTVTNYRVLPDDKDRLMEELCYLCDRAGCDLVLTTGGTGFSPRDVTPEATLAVAERQVPGIAEAIRAESLKITPRAMLSRGVSVIRGKTLIVNLPGSLKAVEESLAVFVDVIGHGLDVLRGVGGECAR; from the coding sequence ATGGGAACGATTGAAGCCGTTTGCATGAGCCCGGAACGGGGTACGCAAAAGACCTGCTATCCCCGGGCGTACTGCAAGGAAAACTGGGGGCTGGTGGGCGACGCCCACGCCGGGGACTGGCACCGGCAGGTCAGCCTGTTAAGCGCGGACAAAGTCGATGATTTCAATGCCCGTGGTGCGGGGGTCGAGGACGGCGCGTTTGGGGAAAACCTGCTCGTACGGGGTATCGACTTGGCGGCGCTGCCGGTCGGCTCGTGTCTCAAATGCGGGGATGCCCTGCTGGAGATCACCCAGATCGGCAAGGAATGCCACCACGGCTGTGCCATCCGTGAGCGGGTGGGTGACTGCATCATGCCGCGTGAGGGCGTGTTCGCCAAGGTGCTGCAAAGCGGCTGGGTGGAGCCGGGGATGGAGATTCGGCCGGTCTACCGGGTCGGCGTGCTGACCGCGAGCGACAAGGGCGCAGCCGGCGCCCGGGAGGACAAGAGCGGCCCGCGCATTGCCGAGCTGCTGCCGGATAGCTTCACGGTCACGAATTATCGGGTGCTGCCCGACGACAAAGACCGTTTGATGGAAGAACTGTGCTACCTGTGCGACCGGGCTGGATGTGATCTGGTGCTGACGACAGGCGGCACCGGGTTTTCGCCCCGCGATGTGACGCCCGAGGCGACGCTGGCCGTCGCCGAGCGGCAGGTGCCCGGCATTGCCGAGGCCATCCGTGCCGAAAGCCTGAAAATTACGCCCCGCGCCATGCTTAGCCGCGGCGTGAGTGTCATCCGCGGCAAAACCTTGATTGTCAACCTGCCCGGAAGCCTCAAGGCGGTCGAAGAAAGCTTGGCCGTGTTTGTGGACGTTATCGGCCATGGGCTCGATGTGCTGCGCGGCGTGGGCGGCGAATGCGCAAGATAA
- the moaC gene encoding cyclic pyranopterin monophosphate synthase MoaC, with protein MEQKLTHFNAAGEAHMVDVGGKAVTGREAVAEGCIHLGEDAFRAVAAGTAKKGDVLGVARIAGIMAAKRTADIIPLCHPIAMSHCAVEFALDEHTHTVRCTCTTRCAGQTGVEMEALHGVSAALLTIYDMCKAIDRGMEITDIRLLHKAGGKSGVWNRKEELTNGND; from the coding sequence ATGGAACAAAAACTGACCCATTTTAATGCGGCAGGCGAAGCGCATATGGTCGATGTGGGCGGCAAGGCGGTCACCGGGCGGGAAGCCGTGGCCGAGGGCTGCATCCATTTGGGCGAGGACGCCTTTCGCGCCGTGGCCGCAGGCACCGCGAAAAAGGGCGACGTGCTGGGCGTGGCGCGCATTGCGGGCATTATGGCCGCCAAGCGCACGGCGGATATCATCCCGCTGTGCCACCCGATTGCGATGAGCCATTGCGCGGTCGAGTTTGCGCTCGACGAGCATACCCACACGGTGCGCTGCACCTGCACGACCCGCTGCGCCGGGCAAACCGGCGTGGAGATGGAAGCCCTGCACGGGGTGTCGGCTGCCCTGCTGACCATTTATGATATGTGCAAGGCCATCGACCGGGGCATGGAGATCACCGACATCCGGCTGCTGCATAAGGCGGGCGGCAAGTCAGGTGTGTGGAATCGCAAGGAGGAACTCACCAATGGGAACGATTGA
- a CDS encoding molybdopterin-binding protein, producing MKEIETIHAVGHVLCHDLTQIIPGQYKGARFRKGHVVTEEDIPVLLSMGKEHLFVWEKPEGFLHEDEGAARLAALCENEHMTKSEAREGKIELFAACDGLFQVRSDALKRVNALGEIMIATRHGNTPVKKGDKLLGTRVIPLVIDEKKLDAAAEAAGGQPLCAVRPFLKKRAGIVVTGSEVEKGLIEDKFTPVVRDKFAEYGAEVLGEIRVGDDPARGTRAILDLIEQGADIVVCTGGMSVDPDDKTPLAIKNTGADIVSYGAPVLPGAMFLLAYYGEQRVPVCGLPGCVMYAGRTIFDLILPHLMADDPVTADDLAALGEGGLCLNCPVCIYPNCGFGKGK from the coding sequence ATGAAAGAGATCGAAACCATCCATGCAGTCGGCCACGTGCTGTGCCACGACCTGACCCAGATCATTCCGGGACAATACAAAGGCGCGCGCTTCCGTAAGGGGCATGTGGTCACCGAGGAGGACATCCCGGTGCTGCTGTCCATGGGCAAGGAGCATCTGTTCGTCTGGGAAAAGCCCGAAGGCTTCCTGCACGAGGACGAGGGCGCAGCGCGTCTGGCCGCTCTGTGCGAAAACGAACACATGACCAAAAGCGAAGCGCGCGAAGGCAAGATCGAGCTGTTCGCCGCGTGTGACGGCCTGTTCCAGGTGCGCTCGGATGCCCTCAAACGGGTCAATGCGCTGGGCGAAATCATGATTGCTACCCGCCACGGCAATACGCCGGTCAAAAAGGGCGACAAGCTGCTCGGCACGCGCGTCATCCCGCTGGTCATCGATGAAAAGAAGCTGGACGCGGCCGCCGAAGCCGCGGGCGGTCAGCCGCTGTGCGCGGTGCGTCCCTTTTTAAAGAAGCGTGCCGGCATTGTTGTCACCGGCAGCGAGGTCGAAAAGGGCCTCATCGAGGACAAATTCACCCCCGTGGTGCGGGATAAGTTCGCCGAATACGGGGCCGAGGTGCTGGGAGAAATCCGCGTTGGGGACGACCCAGCCCGCGGCACCAGGGCCATTTTGGACCTCATTGAACAGGGTGCAGACATCGTCGTATGCACGGGCGGTATGAGCGTGGACCCGGACGATAAAACCCCGCTGGCCATCAAGAACACCGGGGCGGACATTGTCAGCTACGGCGCGCCCGTGCTGCCCGGGGCTATGTTCCTGCTGGCCTACTACGGCGAGCAGCGGGTGCCGGTGTGCGGCCTGCCCGGCTGCGTGATGTATGCTGGACGCACGATTTTTGACCTTATTTTGCCGCACCTGATGGCCGATGACCCGGTCACGGCTGACGATTTGGCTGCGCTGGGTGAGGGCGGGCTGTGCCTGAACTGCCCGGTGTGCATTTACCCCAATTGCGGGTTCGGAAAGGGAAAATGA
- a CDS encoding TetR/AcrR family transcriptional regulator, with the protein MRKKEAMPEESTEERILDAAFDVLQEKTLSGVRMALVAEKAGLFQSNIHYYYKSKHELLLAVQKKVLQHCIELRRALGGEGGALESQLEAFWGQKKNFILKEPKYDYAEIEFWAQARVDAAMRDEIRASFRNWREEVGAMLDAFAAHLTEDKRRLLAAVMVSMMEGASLQYLVEPAAFDLDAYFDYCTELVLREVKA; encoded by the coding sequence ATGCGAAAAAAAGAAGCGATGCCTGAAGAAAGTACGGAAGAACGCATTTTGGATGCGGCGTTTGATGTGTTGCAGGAAAAGACCCTCAGCGGCGTGCGCATGGCGCTTGTCGCCGAAAAGGCCGGGCTGTTTCAGTCCAACATCCACTACTACTATAAATCCAAACACGAGTTGCTGCTGGCGGTGCAGAAAAAAGTCTTGCAGCACTGCATCGAACTGCGCCGCGCACTGGGCGGCGAGGGCGGCGCGCTAGAAAGCCAGCTCGAGGCTTTTTGGGGGCAGAAGAAGAACTTCATCCTAAAAGAGCCCAAATATGACTATGCCGAGATCGAGTTTTGGGCGCAGGCGCGCGTGGATGCCGCGATGCGGGATGAAATCCGCGCTTCGTTCCGCAACTGGCGCGAGGAAGTAGGCGCCATGCTGGACGCCTTTGCCGCCCATCTGACCGAGGACAAGCGGCGTCTGCTCGCCGCCGTCATGGTGTCCATGATGGAGGGAGCCAGCCTGCAATATCTGGTCGAACCGGCGGCTTTTGACTTGGATGCCTATTTTGATTACTGCACCGAACTGGTGCTGCGGGAGGTAAAGGCATGA
- a CDS encoding NAD(P)-binding protein, with the protein MSRLYIETPSQAQTVIEGLYRDVERRIAASPPGLCPVDMALSFLKLCHAQTCGKCVPCRIGLGQLATLLERVLDDEADMSTLDRIEKTARVIADSADCAIGFEAAAMVLRGVRGFRDDYVEHIVNHRCITGLTQPVPCVSMCPAHVDIPGYIALIHDKKYADAVRLIRKDNPFPSACAFVCEHPCEARCRRNMVDNAVNICGLKRYAVEQAGVVPAPVCAESTGKRVAVIGGGPGGLSAAYYLSLMGHKVVVFDRLKKLGGMLRYGIPDYRLPPEILDQDINAILSTGVETRMGVTIGKDVPFEDIEKEFDAIYISIGAHNDKKIGIPGEDSVGVMSAVELLRDMGDGHKPDFTGKRVVVIGGGNVSMDATRTAKRLGAASVTCMYRRRVEDMTALAEEIEDAAAEGCEIMPLQAPVAIQPDENGRVAAIVTRPQMIGPVGSDGRPRPQNNGEPDRITPCDIVIVAIGQGIDSSAFAEAGVPTVRGAISALPDSFVKGKPNVFAGGDAVTGPATVIRAIQAGKVAAANIDNFLGFSHEIKSGVYIPPARLSTTPACGRVSPGSRPAQERACDFGLATLSMTENEAMQESSRCLRCDHFGYGNFKGGRQEKW; encoded by the coding sequence ATGAGCAGACTGTACATCGAAACACCCAGTCAGGCCCAAACGGTCATTGAGGGCCTGTACCGGGATGTGGAACGGCGTATTGCGGCCAGCCCTCCGGGGCTGTGTCCGGTGGACATGGCGCTCTCGTTCCTCAAGCTGTGTCACGCGCAGACCTGCGGCAAATGTGTGCCCTGCCGCATCGGTCTGGGACAGCTGGCCACCCTCCTCGAGCGCGTGCTCGACGACGAGGCCGACATGAGTACCCTGGACCGCATCGAAAAGACCGCCCGCGTCATCGCTGATTCGGCGGACTGCGCGATCGGTTTCGAAGCGGCCGCCATGGTGCTGCGCGGCGTGCGCGGCTTCCGCGACGACTATGTCGAACATATTGTCAACCACCGCTGCATCACTGGGCTGACCCAGCCGGTGCCGTGTGTGTCCATGTGTCCGGCGCATGTCGATATCCCCGGCTACATTGCCCTGATCCACGACAAAAAATACGCCGATGCGGTCCGTCTCATCCGCAAAGACAATCCCTTCCCTTCGGCTTGTGCCTTCGTCTGCGAACATCCCTGTGAAGCGCGCTGCCGCCGTAATATGGTGGACAACGCGGTCAACATCTGCGGCCTGAAACGCTATGCGGTCGAGCAGGCGGGCGTTGTGCCCGCTCCGGTCTGCGCCGAATCCACCGGCAAGCGTGTCGCTGTCATCGGCGGCGGCCCGGGCGGCCTGTCGGCGGCCTATTACCTGAGCCTCATGGGCCACAAGGTGGTCGTATTCGACCGGCTGAAAAAACTGGGCGGCATGCTGCGTTACGGCATCCCGGATTACCGTCTGCCGCCCGAGATCCTCGACCAGGACATCAACGCCATCCTGTCCACGGGTGTCGAGACCCGCATGGGCGTGACCATCGGCAAGGATGTACCGTTTGAGGACATCGAGAAAGAATTTGACGCCATCTACATTTCGATCGGCGCGCACAACGACAAGAAGATCGGTATCCCCGGTGAGGACAGCGTGGGCGTCATGAGCGCCGTGGAGCTGCTGCGCGACATGGGCGACGGCCACAAGCCCGACTTTACCGGCAAGCGCGTGGTCGTCATCGGCGGCGGCAACGTATCCATGGACGCCACCCGCACGGCCAAGCGCCTGGGCGCGGCTTCGGTCACCTGCATGTACCGTCGCCGGGTCGAGGATATGACCGCGCTGGCCGAGGAAATCGAAGATGCAGCGGCCGAAGGATGCGAGATCATGCCGCTGCAAGCGCCGGTTGCCATCCAGCCGGACGAAAACGGACGGGTTGCCGCCATCGTCACCCGCCCGCAGATGATCGGTCCGGTGGGCAGCGACGGCCGCCCACGTCCGCAGAACAACGGCGAACCCGACCGCATCACCCCCTGCGATATTGTCATTGTGGCCATCGGCCAGGGCATCGATTCGTCGGCCTTTGCCGAAGCCGGCGTACCCACCGTGCGCGGCGCCATCTCGGCCCTGCCCGATTCGTTCGTCAAAGGAAAGCCCAACGTCTTTGCCGGCGGCGACGCGGTCACCGGTCCGGCGACCGTGATCCGCGCCATTCAGGCCGGTAAGGTCGCGGCGGCGAATATTGATAACTTCCTGGGCTTCTCGCACGAAATCAAGTCCGGGGTCTACATCCCGCCTGCACGCCTGTCCACCACGCCGGCCTGCGGCCGCGTTTCGCCGGGCAGCCGTCCGGCGCAGGAACGCGCATGCGATTTTGGGCTGGCCACGCTCAGCATGACCGAAAACGAGGCCATGCAGGAATCGTCCCGCTGCCTGCGGTGCGATCACTTCGGCTACGGCAACTTTAAAGGAGGGCGGCAGGAAAAATGGTAA
- a CDS encoding [FeFe] hydrogenase, group A: MVNATIDGIAVRVANGTTIKQAAESVGITIPSLCYLKDLNEIGACRVCCVEIEGEQRMVPSCNNPVQEGMVIHTNSPRARETRRVNVELILSQHDCHCATCVRSGNCKLQTLSNDLGILVNPYQEDLPRGIKSKWTTTFPLFRDAAKCIKCMRCVQVCDKVQSLSIWELTSSGSRSTIDVSFNRRIKDADCALCGQCITHCPVGALRERDDTVRAFSALSDPDKITVVQIAPAVRTAWGEAFGLPPEKATVGRLAAALRRMGFDYVFDTTFSADLTIMEEGSEFLERLQKGDLQKYPMFTSCCPGWVRFLKSQYPELTHWLSTSKSPQQMFGAVSKTWFAEKMGLDPKKLFCISIMPCLAKKAECDLPTMQDEAYGQDVDLVLTVREITRMLRADQLDPANMPDEPLDSPLGEGTGAGVIFGATGGVMEAALRSAYYLVTGHNPSVNSFHDVREVMNDDVLGLHTLGRGWREATFDLKDTPVRVAVASGLGNARALCKAILSGEKQYDFVEIMACRGGCAGGGGQPIHDGEERALVRGQVLYGLDKVSELRFSHENPAVGALYEEYLGQPLSERAEHLLHTDHEGWIMPPHPDYGKE, from the coding sequence ATGGTAAATGCAACCATCGACGGAATCGCGGTCCGTGTCGCAAACGGTACGACCATCAAGCAGGCCGCGGAAAGCGTGGGCATCACGATCCCCTCGCTGTGTTATCTGAAAGACTTAAACGAAATTGGCGCCTGCCGGGTGTGCTGTGTCGAAATCGAAGGCGAACAGCGCATGGTGCCCTCGTGCAACAACCCGGTGCAGGAAGGCATGGTCATCCACACCAATTCGCCCCGCGCCCGCGAAACGCGGCGGGTCAATGTGGAACTCATCCTGTCGCAGCATGATTGCCATTGCGCGACCTGTGTGCGCTCGGGCAACTGCAAATTGCAGACCCTGTCCAACGATCTGGGCATTCTGGTCAATCCCTATCAGGAAGATCTGCCGCGCGGCATCAAGAGCAAGTGGACCACCACCTTCCCCCTGTTCCGCGACGCGGCCAAGTGCATCAAGTGCATGCGGTGCGTGCAGGTGTGCGATAAAGTGCAGAGCCTGAGCATCTGGGAGCTGACCAGCTCGGGCAGCCGTTCGACCATCGACGTTTCCTTCAACCGCCGCATCAAGGACGCCGACTGTGCTCTGTGCGGCCAGTGCATCACCCATTGTCCGGTGGGCGCGCTGCGCGAACGCGATGATACCGTCCGCGCCTTCTCGGCCCTGTCCGACCCGGACAAGATCACGGTTGTCCAAATCGCGCCTGCGGTGCGCACGGCCTGGGGCGAAGCCTTTGGCCTGCCGCCCGAAAAGGCGACCGTCGGCCGTCTGGCGGCTGCGCTGCGCCGCATGGGCTTTGACTATGTCTTTGACACCACCTTCTCGGCCGACCTGACCATCATGGAGGAAGGCTCGGAATTTTTGGAGCGCCTGCAAAAGGGCGATCTGCAAAAATACCCGATGTTCACGTCGTGCTGTCCGGGTTGGGTGCGGTTCTTAAAGAGCCAGTATCCCGAACTGACCCATTGGCTGTCCACCTCCAAGTCCCCGCAGCAGATGTTCGGCGCGGTGTCCAAGACCTGGTTTGCCGAAAAGATGGGCTTAGACCCCAAAAAGCTGTTCTGCATCTCGATCATGCCGTGTCTTGCCAAGAAGGCCGAATGCGACCTGCCGACCATGCAGGACGAAGCCTATGGCCAAGACGTCGACCTGGTGCTCACCGTGCGTGAGATCACGCGCATGCTGCGCGCCGACCAACTGGACCCGGCCAACATGCCCGACGAGCCGCTCGACTCGCCCTTGGGCGAAGGCACGGGCGCAGGCGTCATCTTTGGCGCGACCGGCGGCGTAATGGAAGCCGCGCTGCGTTCGGCTTATTATCTGGTCACCGGCCACAATCCGTCGGTCAACTCCTTCCACGATGTGCGCGAAGTGATGAACGACGATGTGCTGGGACTGCATACGCTGGGCCGCGGCTGGCGGGAGGCGACCTTTGACCTCAAGGACACCCCGGTGCGTGTCGCGGTCGCCAGCGGACTCGGCAATGCCCGCGCGCTGTGCAAGGCGATCTTGTCGGGCGAAAAGCAGTATGATTTCGTCGAGATCATGGCCTGCCGCGGCGGCTGCGCCGGCGGCGGCGGACAGCCCATCCACGACGGCGAAGAGCGCGCGCTGGTCCGCGGTCAGGTCCTCTATGGGCTGGACAAGGTTTCCGAACTACGTTTCTCGCATGAAAACCCGGCGGTCGGCGCCCTGTATGAAGAGTATCTGGGTCAGCCTCTGTCCGAACGGGCCGAGCACCTGCTGCATACCGATCACGAAGGCTGGATCATGCCGCCTCATCCCGATTACGGCAAAGAGTAA
- a CDS encoding DUF1846 domain-containing protein, producing MKQIGFDNDKYLAMQSAHIKERIAQFGGKLYLEFGGKLFDDYHASRVLPGFAPDSKVRMLTQLKDDAEIVIVISAGDIEKNKVRADIGITYDMDVLRLIDAFRGIGLYVGSVAITQYSGQAAADAFKKRLTALGVPVYTHYPIAGYPSNVPLIVSDEGYGRNEYIETTRPLVVVTAPGPGSGKMATCLSQLYHEYKRGVSAGYAKFETFPIWNLPLKHPVNLAYEAATADLNDVNMIDPFHLETYGITTVNYNRDVEIFPVVNAIFEKIAGKSPYHSPTDMGVNMAGKCIFDDEICRAASCQEIIRRYYQARCDARMGRADESCAHKIELLMNQAKITPADRPVIAVAEKKAEETGSPAAAIELPDGTIVTGRTSSLLGASAAALLNALKHLAGLPDELHLLPPLIIEPIQRLKTRGLGNHNPRLHTDEVLIALSISAATNPAADLAIQQLSALKGSEVHSSVILAQVDDGVFKKLGMNLTCSPVHQTKKLYHK from the coding sequence ATGAAACAAATCGGTTTTGATAATGACAAATACCTCGCCATGCAGTCGGCGCACATCAAGGAGCGCATCGCGCAGTTTGGCGGCAAACTTTATCTGGAGTTTGGCGGCAAGCTGTTTGACGATTATCATGCTTCCCGCGTGCTGCCCGGCTTTGCACCCGACAGCAAGGTGCGCATGCTGACCCAGCTCAAAGACGACGCCGAAATCGTCATCGTCATTTCGGCGGGCGACATCGAAAAGAACAAGGTGCGCGCCGACATCGGCATCACCTACGACATGGACGTACTGCGCCTGATCGACGCTTTCCGCGGCATCGGGCTGTATGTCGGCAGTGTAGCCATCACCCAGTACTCTGGACAGGCTGCCGCCGATGCTTTCAAAAAGCGGCTGACCGCACTGGGCGTGCCGGTCTACACCCATTATCCGATCGCCGGGTATCCGAGCAATGTCCCCCTGATCGTATCCGACGAGGGTTATGGCCGCAACGAATACATTGAAACCACCCGCCCGCTCGTGGTGGTCACCGCACCCGGTCCGGGCTCGGGCAAAATGGCGACCTGCCTGTCCCAGCTCTACCATGAATATAAGCGCGGCGTTTCGGCTGGTTACGCCAAGTTCGAGACCTTCCCGATCTGGAACCTGCCTTTAAAGCATCCGGTCAACCTGGCCTATGAAGCGGCCACGGCGGACCTCAACGACGTCAACATGATCGACCCCTTCCATCTGGAGACCTACGGCATCACAACGGTCAACTACAACCGCGACGTTGAGATTTTCCCGGTGGTCAATGCCATCTTTGAAAAGATCGCGGGCAAAAGCCCCTACCATTCGCCGACCGATATGGGCGTCAACATGGCGGGCAAGTGCATCTTTGACGATGAGATCTGCCGCGCGGCCTCCTGCCAGGAGATCATCCGCCGCTATTACCAGGCCCGGTGCGATGCCCGCATGGGCCGTGCCGATGAAAGCTGTGCGCATAAGATCGAACTGCTCATGAACCAGGCCAAGATCACACCGGCCGACCGTCCGGTCATCGCCGTGGCTGAAAAGAAGGCCGAGGAGACCGGCAGCCCGGCGGCGGCCATCGAACTGCCCGACGGCACGATCGTCACCGGCCGCACCTCGTCGCTGCTGGGTGCGTCGGCAGCGGCGCTGCTCAACGCCCTCAAGCATCTGGCTGGTCTGCCCGATGAACTGCATCTGCTGCCGCCGCTCATCATCGAACCCATCCAGCGGCTGAAAACCCGCGGTCTGGGCAACCATAACCCCCGCCTGCACACCGACGAAGTGCTCATTGCCCTGTCCATCTCGGCGGCCACCAACCCGGCGGCTGACCTGGCTATCCAGCAGCTCAGCGCGCTCAAGGGCTCCGAAGTGCATTCTTCGGTCATTCTGGCCCAGGTCGATGACGGTGTGTTTAAAAAGCTGGGCATGAACCTGACCTGTTCGCCCGTGCACCAGACCAAAAAACTCTATCACAAGTAA
- a CDS encoding helix-turn-helix domain-containing protein — protein MELYDRCLHLCRHIQTLTGVHTTLLDIGKQEFCMPPFHLDCSLTPSGCSAYNTHLYGAYEAERWDGKYIYYCPRGLTFIATPPIQTGETMQYCIITGPIIMTNSADDPFEDPSAVPDPLHDVPRLTTAQTRSLSEIVAAAVSSFALDSLPPDVDSGNQAGILQMMYDLSSDEAGPRTYPIETERRLQEHVRSGDKEAAQALLNELLVHLYCIAGNDLNIIKARIRELLVLMSRAAIDGGADVDEIFNLCCRYEQQVDSFTTPEVLNRWVGAILHKFVSFVFDFNDIKHQNVIFKTTAYIKDHLTDKLSLDQVAEQVYLSKSYFCRIIKEELGCTFTEYVNRLRIERSKVLLRSSGISIAEVACAVGFDDQSYFTRIFKKQTGVAPGKYRENRPKKTK, from the coding sequence ATGGAACTATACGATCGCTGCCTGCATCTGTGCCGGCATATCCAAACCCTGACCGGCGTCCATACCACGCTGCTTGATATCGGCAAACAGGAATTTTGTATGCCGCCCTTTCATCTCGATTGCAGTCTCACTCCGTCCGGCTGCAGCGCCTACAACACCCATCTGTACGGTGCGTATGAAGCCGAACGCTGGGATGGCAAGTACATCTATTATTGTCCGCGCGGCCTGACGTTCATCGCCACCCCGCCGATTCAAACCGGGGAAACCATGCAGTACTGCATCATCACCGGCCCGATCATCATGACCAACAGCGCCGACGACCCCTTTGAGGACCCCTCGGCGGTGCCTGACCCGCTGCATGATGTGCCCCGCCTGACCACGGCGCAGACCCGCTCGCTCAGCGAAATCGTCGCCGCGGCGGTGTCCTCATTTGCGCTCGATTCGCTGCCACCCGATGTCGATTCGGGCAATCAGGCCGGTATCCTGCAAATGATGTACGACCTTTCGTCCGACGAAGCTGGTCCTCGAACCTATCCCATCGAAACCGAGCGCCGCTTGCAGGAACATGTCCGCTCGGGCGATAAAGAAGCCGCGCAGGCCCTGCTCAACGAACTGCTCGTGCATCTGTACTGCATTGCGGGCAATGACCTGAACATCATCAAGGCGCGCATCCGCGAACTTCTGGTGCTGATGAGCCGGGCGGCCATCGACGGCGGCGCCGATGTGGACGAAATCTTCAACCTGTGCTGCCGGTATGAACAGCAGGTCGATTCCTTTACCACCCCCGAGGTACTCAACCGCTGGGTGGGCGCGATCTTGCACAAGTTCGTCAGCTTTGTGTTTGACTTCAACGACATCAAGCATCAGAACGTAATCTTTAAGACCACGGCTTACATCAAGGACCATCTGACCGACAAGCTGTCGCTCGACCAGGTGGCCGAGCAGGTGTATTTGTCCAAGTCCTATTTCTGCCGCATCATCAAGGAGGAACTGGGCTGCACATTCACCGAATATGTCAACCGCCTGCGCATCGAACGCAGCAAAGTGCTGCTGCGCTCGTCCGGCATCTCGATCGCCGAAGTGGCCTGTGCGGTCGGTTTTGATGACCAGAGTTATTTCACCCGCATCTTTAAAAAGCAGACCGGCGTCGCGCCCGGAAAATACCGCGAAAACCGTCCCAAAAAGACAAAATGA
- a CDS encoding uroporphyrinogen decarboxylase family protein — protein MKRNMDQWCRELLEAPAKKALPVLSFPSIQLLGITVKELIADSDVQARGMKAVADRTPQAGGAVSLMDLSVEAECFGAPIRVSDDEVPTVTGPVISTEVEEDERMEQAETLEVPPIGAGRTQIYIDAIEKAMGLIEDRPVFAGVIGPFSLAGRLLDVTEALIYCYDEPDMVHVVLEKSTQFIIEYIKAYKAVGANGVVIAEPLAGLLSPALAQEFSGDYCKRIVEAVRDENFAVIYHNCGNTANITLDSIFSCGASAYHFGNAVDMAEILEKAPADTICMGNVDPAGEFRGGTPESIRKTTLGVMEACCKHPNFVISSGCDIPPLSSWDNIDAFFAAVDEFYGR, from the coding sequence ATGAAGAGAAATATGGATCAGTGGTGCCGCGAACTGCTCGAGGCGCCGGCGAAGAAAGCATTACCGGTACTCTCCTTCCCGTCCATCCAGCTTCTGGGCATCACGGTGAAGGAACTGATCGCCGACAGCGACGTCCAGGCGCGCGGCATGAAAGCGGTCGCCGACCGCACCCCGCAGGCAGGCGGCGCGGTGAGCCTGATGGACCTATCGGTCGAAGCCGAATGCTTCGGCGCGCCCATTCGGGTATCCGACGATGAGGTGCCGACTGTGACCGGCCCGGTCATCTCCACCGAGGTCGAAGAAGATGAACGTATGGAACAGGCCGAGACGCTCGAAGTGCCGCCCATCGGCGCAGGCCGCACCCAGATCTACATTGACGCCATTGAAAAGGCCATGGGCCTGATCGAAGACCGTCCGGTCTTTGCGGGCGTTATTGGACCGTTCTCGCTGGCGGGCCGCCTGCTCGACGTGACCGAGGCGCTCATCTACTGCTACGATGAGCCGGATATGGTCCATGTTGTGCTGGAAAAGAGCACTCAGTTTATCATCGAGTATATCAAGGCTTACAAGGCCGTGGGCGCTAACGGCGTGGTCATCGCCGAACCGCTGGCCGGTCTGCTGTCCCCGGCGCTCGCGCAGGAATTCTCGGGCGATTACTGCAAGCGCATCGTGGAAGCCGTACGCGACGAAAACTTTGCCGTCATCTACCACAACTGCGGCAATACGGCCAACATCACGCTCGACTCCATCTTCTCCTGCGGTGCGAGCGCTTACCACTTCGGCAACGCGGTCGATATGGCTGAAATTCTGGAAAAGGCTCCGGCGGACACCATCTGCATGGGCAACGTTGATCCGGCGGGCGAGTTCCGCGGCGGCACGCCCGAATCCATCCGCAAGACGACGCTCGGCGTCATGGAAGCTTGCTGCAAGCACCCGAACTTCGTCATTTCTTCGGGTTGCGACATCCCGCCGCTTTCGAGCTGGGACAACATCGACGCCTTCTTTGCAGCGGTCGATGAATTTTACGGACGCTAA